In Natrinema amylolyticum, the following are encoded in one genomic region:
- a CDS encoding PLDc N-terminal domain-containing protein codes for MVPLTALFPMQAGSGGVLLIGLLLVVIQIAALVWVYTDAQSNSPHSAALWTLVVFFGGLLGLLLYILIGREDRRGRSSRQTQF; via the coding sequence ATGGTCCCACTGACTGCCCTCTTCCCGATGCAAGCCGGCAGCGGCGGAGTACTGCTCATCGGCCTGCTCCTGGTCGTTATCCAGATCGCTGCGCTGGTATGGGTGTACACCGATGCACAGTCGAACAGCCCCCATAGTGCGGCGCTCTGGACGCTCGTCGTCTTCTTCGGCGGGCTTCTGGGTCTGCTGCTCTATATCCTCATTGGAAGAGAAGATCGGAGGGGGCGTTCGAGCCGTCAGACGCAGTTCTAA